From a single Poecilia reticulata strain Guanapo linkage group LG2, Guppy_female_1.0+MT, whole genome shotgun sequence genomic region:
- the LOC103461765 gene encoding heat shock 70 kDa protein 12A-like: protein MGEQFVIAIDFGTAYSGYAFNITPKEKESDPHXPRWGNEYGLXXPKTPTCILFNEDEKCLSFGYEAKMXYKEMXXEEAKKHYLFEBFKMXLXXKKLSSDLKIKAANGKSMKALKVFSESLRFLKEDALRTISRXXGGIKFIPSDFTWVLTVPAIWNPSAKQFMREAATQAGIITEGNEDKLVXALEPEXASIWCKKLPADGFITQNHNTKSLDQTPGTQYIVVDCGGGTIDITVHEVLRGGALKELXKVSGNDLGGQTVDRKFKEFLREIFPEGVWDEYEQNSXSAVQRIMYEFTYLKQVDKDVQISCPRALEKLAKKESGSENFIQSELGASWDGEFITISRDKMRSFYDESLKGITENIQEIFIYRPTIKYILLVGGYAQSKILQQHITDQFGHQCKVLCPFRAQEAILKGAVEFGRNPDVVASRKSSYTYGFAVCEKFDENKHKKGKEFTAKGVEWSRDIFXKLVEEGENLGSEETRDFLCTPVKADQKEMKLKFYSTLKKDPVYVDDSDVEEVASFTVDLTKSSKVKLEIKFGXTEITATGTNLTTREKKNLKIDFMTTDRESFINDDSEDAVSVGSSLQSEEHILDGVDGVDETCGPEAYVNND, encoded by the exons ATGGGAGAACAGTTTGTCATAGCGATAGACTTTGGCACAGCATATAGTGGATATGCCTTTAATATCACAcccaaagagaaagaaagtgatCCACACRTGCCAAGGTGGGGAAATGAGTATGGACTTGRCWCCCCAAAGACTCCAACCtgcattttgtttaatgaagatgaaaaatgtctgagttttggCTATGAAGCCAAAATGRCATACAAGGAAATGARCRGAGAAGAAGCAAAGAAGCATTATCTCTTTGAARACTTCAAGATGGWMCTCYAYWRCAAA AAACTCAGCAGTGATCTGAAGATTAAAGCCGCCAATGGAAAATCTATGAAGGCATTGAAGGTTTTCTCAGAATCCCTGAGATTTCTTAAAGAAGATGCACTGAGAACAATCAGCCGAAAMAYAGGGGGCATAAAGTTCATTCCCTCTGACTTCACCTGGGTCCTGACTGTTCCTGCCATCTGGAATCCTTCAGCTAAACAGTTCATGAGAGAAGCTGCAACCCAG gcaGGTATTATAACTGAAGGAAATGAAGATAAACTGGTGATKGCACTGGAACCAGAARCTGCTTCAATCTGGTGTAAGAAGCTTCCAGCTGATGGTTTCATCACACAGAACCACAACACAAAGTCACTGGATCAGACTCCAGGAACTCAGTACATCGTTGTCGACTGTGGAG GAGGAACTATTGACATCACTGTTCATGAAGTCCTGCGTGGAGGAGCCCTCAAGGAGCTGMACAAAGTCTCTGGAAATGATCTGGGAGGACAAACTGTGGACAGAAAATTTAAGGAGTTTCTCAGAGAGATATTCCCTGAAGGAGTYTGGGATGAATACGAACAAAACTCTYCCAGTGCAGTTCAGAGAATTATGTATGAGTTTACCTACCTAAAACAGGTTGATAAAGATGTTCAGATCAGTTGCCCAAGAGCACTGGAAAAGTTAGCTAAAAAAGAATCAGGCTCAGAAAACTTTATTCAGTCAGAACTTGGTGCTTCCTGGGATGGTGAATTCATCACAATTTCAAGAGACAAAATGAGGTCTTTCTATGATGAAAGTCTGAAGGGCATCACTGAGAATATCCAGGAAATCTTCATCTATCGTCCCACCATCAAGTACATTCTGTTAGTGGGTGGTTACGCTCAGAGTAAAATACTGCAGCAGCACATTACTGACCAGTTTGGACATCAGTGTAAAGTTCTGTGTCCTTTCAGAGCTCAGGAGGCGATTCTGAAAGGAGCTGTAGAGTTTGGTAGAAACCCAGATGTTGTGGCTTCTCGGAAAAGTTCCTATACTTATGGATTTGCTGTTTGTGAAAAGTTTGATGAGAACAAACATAAGAAAGGAAARGAATTTACAGCCAAAGGTGTGGAATGGAGTCGAGATATTTTCAKGAAACTGGTGGAAGAAGGTGAAAATCTTGGTTCAGAGGAGACGAGAGATTTCCTTTGCACTCCAGTAAAAGCTGatcagaaagaaatgaaactgaaattctacagcacattaaaaaaagatccaGTGTATGTAGATGACTCTGATGTAGAAGAGGTTGCTTCATTCACTGTAGACTTGACTAAAAGTAGTAAAGTAAAACTGGAAATTAAGTTTGGCTMYACAGAGATAACAGCTACTGGGACCAATCTGACTacgagggagaaaaaaaatctcaaaattgaCTTCATGACCACAGACAGAGAATCTTTCATTAATGATGATTCAGAAGATGCTGTCAGTGTTGGATCCAGTTTGCAATCAGAAGAACATATTTTAGATGGTGTAGATGGTGTTGATGAAACTTGTGGCCCAGAGGCTTATGTGAATAATGATTGA